A genome region from Pseudomonas anguilliseptica includes the following:
- a CDS encoding peptidylprolyl isomerase yields the protein MFKTLTLAACSILFAGSLLAAENPKVLLTTSLGDIEIELNAEKAPISTANFLAYVDSGYYAGTQFHRVIPGFMVQGGGFDADMQQKDTQAPIKNEADNGLHNVRGTLAMARTQVRDSATSQFFINHKDNAFLDHGSRDFGYAVFGKVVKGMDVVDKIAQVPTANRGGHQNVPREPVLITEAKRL from the coding sequence ATGTTCAAGACCCTAACCCTCGCCGCCTGCTCCATCCTGTTTGCCGGCAGCCTGCTGGCCGCAGAAAACCCGAAAGTGCTGCTGACTACCAGCCTCGGCGACATCGAGATCGAACTGAATGCCGAAAAAGCGCCGATCAGCACCGCCAACTTCCTCGCCTACGTCGACAGCGGCTACTACGCCGGCACCCAGTTCCACCGGGTGATTCCAGGCTTTATGGTGCAGGGCGGCGGCTTCGATGCCGACATGCAGCAGAAGGACACCCAGGCGCCGATCAAGAACGAAGCCGACAACGGTCTGCACAACGTGCGCGGCACCCTGGCTATGGCCCGTACCCAGGTACGCGACTCCGCCACCAGCCAGTTCTTTATCAACCACAAGGACAACGCCTTCCTCGACCACGGCTCGCGTGACTTCGGTTACGCCGTATTCGGTAAGGTGGTGAAGGGCATGGACGTGGTCGACAAGATCGCCCAGGTGCCGACCGCCAACCGTGGCGGTCATCAGAACGTGCCGCGTGAACCGGTGCTGATCACCGAAGCCAAGCGTCTCTGA
- a CDS encoding ABC transporter ATP-binding protein, producing the protein MLFRRFEHLIDVFKASPDVEPPAGMLAFCAYYLRQVWPLMIAVLVVGFVAALIEVALFSFLGQLIDMTQTTSSGEFFEQHQHTLLWMLLVALVIRPLVFGLHNLLTHQTINPGLTNLIRWQNHRYVLKQSLSFFQNDFAGRIAQRIMQTGPSLRDSAMQVVDALWHVLVYAASALYLFAAADLRLIAPLLLWIVGYCAALWYFVPRIKQRSAAASAARSKVMGRVVDGYSNVTTLKLFAHTQVEEHYAREAIQELLGKVRLQSRIITTLDFLITCLNGMLIVGTGALALWLWDQQLISTGDIALALGLVIRINGMAEWIMWVVNGIFENVGTVQDGMKTIVQPRQVLDQTAAKPLQVSQGAVQFDNIHFHYGKRNGVIAGLSLAVAPGEKIGLIGPSGAGKSTLANLLLRLYDLESGRILIDGQNIAEVAQESLRAQIGMVTQDTSLLHRSIRDNLLYGKPEASEDELLDAVRKARADSFIPLLDDGMGGHGFDAQIGERGVKLSGGQRQRIAIARVLLKDAPILVLDEATSALDSEIEAAIQESLDTLMQGKTVIAIAHRLSTIARMDRLVVIDQGRIVETGSHSELIAAGGLYARLWQHQTGGFVGVD; encoded by the coding sequence ATGCTGTTCCGCCGCTTCGAACACCTGATCGATGTCTTTAAAGCCAGCCCGGATGTCGAGCCACCGGCCGGTATGCTGGCGTTTTGTGCCTACTATTTGCGCCAGGTCTGGCCGTTGATGATCGCCGTGCTGGTAGTCGGCTTTGTTGCGGCCTTGATCGAAGTCGCGCTGTTCAGCTTCCTCGGTCAGCTGATCGATATGACGCAGACCACCTCAAGTGGCGAGTTCTTCGAGCAGCACCAGCACACGCTGCTGTGGATGCTGCTGGTGGCGCTGGTCATCCGCCCGCTGGTATTCGGCCTGCACAACCTGCTGACGCATCAGACCATCAACCCCGGCCTGACCAATCTGATCCGCTGGCAGAACCACCGTTATGTGCTCAAGCAGAGCCTGAGCTTCTTCCAGAACGATTTCGCCGGGCGCATCGCCCAACGCATCATGCAGACGGGTCCCTCGCTGCGTGATTCAGCGATGCAGGTGGTCGATGCGCTCTGGCATGTGCTGGTGTACGCCGCCAGCGCGCTGTACCTGTTTGCCGCCGCCGACCTGCGCCTGATTGCCCCGCTGCTGCTGTGGATCGTCGGTTACTGCGCGGCGCTCTGGTACTTCGTGCCGCGCATCAAGCAGCGCTCAGCGGCGGCCTCGGCGGCGCGTTCGAAAGTCATGGGCCGGGTGGTCGACGGCTACAGCAACGTCACCACCCTCAAGCTGTTCGCCCACACCCAGGTCGAGGAACACTACGCCCGCGAAGCCATACAAGAACTGCTCGGCAAGGTGCGTTTGCAGTCGCGCATCATCACCACCCTGGATTTCCTGATCACCTGCCTTAACGGCATGCTGATCGTCGGCACCGGCGCGCTGGCGCTGTGGCTGTGGGATCAGCAACTGATCAGCACCGGCGACATCGCTCTGGCGCTGGGCCTGGTGATTCGCATCAACGGTATGGCCGAATGGATCATGTGGGTGGTCAACGGCATCTTCGAAAACGTCGGCACCGTGCAGGACGGCATGAAAACCATTGTCCAGCCGCGCCAGGTGCTCGACCAGACCGCGGCCAAACCCCTGCAAGTCAGCCAGGGCGCCGTGCAGTTCGACAACATCCACTTTCACTACGGTAAGCGCAACGGGGTGATCGCTGGCCTCAGCCTGGCCGTGGCACCCGGCGAAAAAATCGGCCTGATCGGCCCTTCCGGCGCGGGCAAATCAACCCTGGCAAATCTGCTGCTACGCCTCTACGACCTTGAGAGCGGGCGCATCCTGATCGACGGTCAGAACATCGCCGAGGTGGCCCAGGAAAGCCTGCGCGCGCAGATCGGCATGGTCACCCAGGACACCTCGTTGCTGCACCGATCGATCCGCGACAACCTGCTCTACGGCAAACCCGAGGCCAGTGAAGACGAGCTGCTCGACGCCGTACGCAAGGCCCGCGCCGACAGCTTTATCCCGCTACTGGACGACGGCATGGGCGGCCATGGATTCGACGCGCAGATTGGCGAACGCGGGGTCAAACTCTCCGGCGGTCAGCGCCAGCGTATCGCCATCGCCCGCGTGCTGCTCAAGGACGCACCGATTCTGGTGCTGGACGAAGCCACCTCGGCGCTGGATTCGGAAATCGAAGCGGCCATTCAGGAAAGCCTGGATACCCTGATGCAGGGCAAAACGGTGATCGCCATCGCCCATCGCCTGTCGACCATTGCGCGCATGGACCGCCTGGTGGTGATCGACCAAGGGCGCATCGTCGAAACCGGTAGCCACAGTGAGCTGATCGCCGCCGGTGGTCTCTATGCGCGGCTTTGGCAGCATCAGACCGGAGGTTTTGTCGGCGTCGATTAA